Below is a window of Ctenopharyngodon idella isolate HZGC_01 chromosome 7, HZGC01, whole genome shotgun sequence DNA.
gcatgtgttgtttttatttttttcctcagatcAGGTCAGTGGTTCTGGAGGGCTCTCGGGCTCTTCTGGAAGCTGGTCGTCAGTGTGGATACTTGACCGAAGCTCTGATCACACCACCCTCTGAATCCCTGACAACACACGAGTGCCAGCTAGCTGCCTTATGTGACATGGCCAAACAGCTCCCATTAACGGACGAGTCTGAGGTGGCACCAGTGCAGACGCTGAACGGAGATGGTCTGGATCCACCGCTTGACATATTCTCATACATCACTGAAAACCCATTTGACTGTGCTTATGAGGTCACGCTGATGAGGGAGAAGTATCTATTGCCCCCCCGCAGCCGATTCCTGTTGTCTGACATCACACGTATGCATCCACTTGTCCACAGTGAGTTTTAATTTACTATTCTATTACATAATagagtattttgtttttatgtagaGGTAAATGGCTTAAAGCTTTCAAGACCAGTGttaatttagtattatttattatatactattatagtattgattaatattttgaatgagcttttaattttatattttcaggtttaatttgaataattttagGGTAACAATAAGGttctatttgttaacattagttaattagttatcatgagctaacaatgaaaaatacttctgaagcatttattaatcataggtaatattacatttgtagatgttaatattatttaatagacctgagctaacatgaactaacaaacagttaactaacattaacaaagattaataaatactgtaacaaatttgttgcttatttttagttaatgcattaaccaaaGTTAACTATTGAGAACTTGTGTTACCAATTTTAGTTTaggttttagtcattttgttatgcTACTTCAGATGCTTCCAATTTTGcatcattttgtttattgacCCTAcagtttcattatattttatatacagtaataaTCCATGCTAAAACAGatcagttttaatttaattcaaatcaGATCAATTAAAACTTTGTTTTAtgctttaaatatttcatacaTTAACCCAAGTCAACAAAATGTAAGGAAACAGGATTCTTACTGGAATTTCATAATTTGGAAATAATCCTAATGGGGTCAAAAAAAGAATTTGTTTATCTTCATCATTTTTCTTCTAGAGTTCTTTTGGCCATTGtggatattttaatttatatgctCCTTATGGGTCAGATTTCTCAGCAACACAGCTTAATTTTCCTCTGTGTGACTGTTGATCTGTGAGCTTTGCATATTGCAACGTTTTGACTACAGGTGGAGACAAATTCGACCTTATAGTCCTTGATCCGCCATGGGAAAACAAATCTGTCAAAAGAAGCAACAGGTAAAGTGACTCCACGTAGACATGCATGCATACGTGTTCATATGGCTatgaaatgattcattttcatCCTGCAATAAGAAACTGCTCTGGACTGAAGTCATGTCATGGTATGATTGACAGATACAGTTCTCTGCCATCCTCTCAGCTCAAGCAACTTCCTGTGCCAGCTCTGGCTGCTCCAGAATGTTTGGTGGTTACGTGGGTAACTAACCGGGCAAAGCACCTGCGTTTCGTCAAAGAAGAGCTCTACCCATACTGGGCAGTTGAAGTTCTAGCTGAGTGGCTCTGGGTCAAGGTAAACAAAGAGCACAACTGCACAAGAAGAGGAAAAGTACCCTAAAACACTAATTAGGAGGAAAAAACACCATTAACCCTCTGGTATTCCTTACTTAGAGGTCACACTTAAGCCCTTTTAGTCGtacgcacagccttgcaaataATACTTGATTTGACTCGTATGCGTACACAGGCTTTAGACGTATATGCAGTTTTgtgcaatctctcgccacgagttacaacccatgtaaacatctttgtattttttcatgctagagttgtacaaatgagggttcattataacctcttcacacaatctctcgtctattgCATGCGTTCCAGTCTGTTCAGTTTTTCTTCAattaccttgtgaatcgacggcCCCAGGGCACAGTTGGCACTTTGTGGAAAAACttaattaatgcaaaaaaaaatgcaatatgcaTGTTTGAATTGTGTGTACAAAGTACacgcggttacaaaaatccggcggtACGCGTGTACTCTTCAGATGATGAAATTTGCGTCAcacgcactgtacgctgaccatCGCGAACACCTAAAAAGTGAATTATACTTTGAGCTTTATGATACGCTGAGGTCAGAATAGACTGACGACAATAAGTACActcactaccagtcaaaagtttggaaacggtaagatttttaatgtttttaaaagaagtttcgtctgctcaccaaggctgcatttatttaattaaaaatacagtaaaaacagtaatattgtgaaatattattacaatttaaaataacttttttctgtttgaatatattttataaagtaatttattcctgtgatcaaatctgaattttcagcatcattactccagtcttcagtatcacatgatccttcagaaatcattctaatatgctgatctgctgctcaaCCAAAAATCTgcttacccaaaaattaaaatactgtcatcatttacatgtcctcatgttgttttaaacctgtatgacattcgtgcatcttcaaaacacaaatcaggatatttttaatgaagccTGAGAGATTTTTATCCTTCCATCGAAAGTTCATTCAAAACATTGATGcgtcaaaaagttcataaagtgaTTGAGCGGTTTAATCTGAGTCTTCTGGAGTAACTAATGGGTTTTCATAAAGTAATAACGAAACTTAATTACTTGTTTAAAGACCCATTCACACCAAgtatgataactataaagataacgataaaaatatagttctaaaaattcttctaaatataaaagaatagcactgtctacaccacagctataacgataatgatATAGAGAAACTATAtagttgggatcactttcagtacaattttttttccaactgTTGAAcgaaaaaacactgacagccaatcagaatccattctaatttaagggctcgcgcatttaaaatggcagacgacattgctGGGAAGTTAATTGCCGAGCTCCAGAAAAAGCCaacactgtttgacaagtcaaacccccttttcaagaatactttaaagaaaatggatatatggaaaacaatcggtcataccctcggaataaatggtgtGAAGTATTaatgatgagatcattatgccaggcaagcaaacagtgtaaaataaaattacctcaggtatccagcgctagtttcgacaacattgtcgaacttcctttgaagttgcagtgaaaaagactaggtgttgtttttattccactatattgactttgtcagctaaattcactgttagattagatcgattacactagctattcactcgaaacatagcatgctgaggacatctgctggttaaagccatgTAAACGCAACAAGAatagcaaaaacatgttgtacacactttgaaaacgCAACGCATGCTTAGAATAAACAACATTATCGTtagttggtgtggacgcaaaaaTAGTTATCgtcattatagttatctttatagttatcgtttttggtgtgaacaggcctttaagGAGGATTGCAATAATGTAACATGTTACTTTTGAAAGTACAACACTGCTAAGCTTGTGATCAGTTTGTCTGAATCTCCAGGTGACTCGAACAGGGGAGTTTGTGTTTCCTCTGGATTCACAACACAAGAAGCCCTATGAAGTGCTGGTGCTTGGCAAGTATCGCTCTTGCACTGATCACACAGTCAGGTAATGTGTATATGTTTCGCATTGGTGTCTTCTTTTCTTCCTTCTTTTTATATTGTAAACTCCAAAGCTCATTGTGTGTTACAGGTCTTCAGCAGTGGATGACCTTCCAGAGCAACGGCTTCTGATCAGCGTCCCCTCAGTACTGCACTCTCATAAGCCTTCGTTGTCAGGTGCACACGCTTAAAACAGATCTGTGCTTCAGTATAAGCAGCTacttttttatttgatcatttgtgGTTCATATATCAGATTATACTTAATTTTGGTGTCTGCCTGCCTACCCTTTTGAAAAGgtcacacttaaaaaaaaaaagtacatattacagcaataatatgttttaaaagaatatacttattaatgttttcagacacttaattaaCTTAATCTGCATGTTAatggaaattaattatatcttaaatttatattaaatgcaattagctgaacttcAGAGTGCTTTTTGACcaacttaagtaggacttaagtacatttttacatgtaattttataattacttctattattgaaatatatatactgCTGAATGTACAAATACATGTcatgtttataaataaatttgtaattacacatttgtaatgaacGTGCATTTTAGtacattgaaaatatattaactttaactgTAACACTGAATAACACACTTTACTCTTAAAATACACAAGtggcattttatttcattaatattatattatctgcaagtacagtctTTTAACAATATTCTTTTGAGATTTGAAGTACCATTGCACATTCAACATCATTAATTGCACGTCTTTTTCACAAGCGTATCTTCTGCATGGAAAACACCCAGATGTTTTATTATCAGTGCAATTGTCTGTAGTTGTCTGTTTCGTCCTGCTGATGTTAAAGGTCAGGGTCCACAAACAGGATCTGCTGTGTATAAAAAAACTTGGAGAGTCCCTGATTTATAGCTTTTATGCTAATTCTTTCTCTTTTGTACTACAGCTGTGCTAAAGCCTTACATTAGCCGCAAGCCCAAGTGTTTGGAGTTGTTTGCCCGAAGTCTTCAGTGTGACTGGACCAGCTGGGGAAACGAAGTCATCAAGTTCCAGCACAGCAGCTATTTTACCAGAGAGAGGGCAGAGGATCCGGCCCGAACAGCAGAGACTGCACTTACACAGTAGCTCATGGACTTTTTTACAAGTGGAAGCCCAACAATTTCTAGTgtaagttttgagtttgtattATATACATGGATATCAGCTTTCAGTACTACATGTAAAATGCTTCACAATTGTGTTTTCATCTGAATAGTGTATTTTAAACCAAACAGAAAcaacaatatttttgtataaaaatgtatgcaaaGAATACTATCAATTGGGATTTGTACTTGCCATTCCGATAATTTGTCTggttttagaaatattttttagtatgtgtgtcagaaatgtaatgttatttttataaatatttttgttttcaccACATTTTTGAGTTTGTAACCAATGGACTTGCACTTTGGGCACTAATTGTTTGACTTCCATTGTCTCATGTTGGTTGTAGAAATTATGTATCAAAATGTTAACTGTACAACCTCATGGGATATATAATGATATTTGACATTAAACTTTAAAGATCTTAGCAGCTGTATTATTTGTGCTGTAGTTTCTTTAATATAGTTTCCACTATTTagttctgttaattttgtgttttatcaTTCTGTTTGTATACTTAAAATGTCTCATTACACCAGTCTTGGTTAAGGCTCATATACATTTTATGgtacattttacagtatgcAGAAAGGATGCCTTAACTTTGATTgaagtataaatatttttgataaattaatatacttttattttaccagATTCCTTGAGATTAGTGTTGTCATGATACTGAAATTTCCAACTTCGATgaataccttgaaaaatatcgatattccATACCAttttcggttacactttattttaaggtgtctttgttacactgtaattatacatttaagtactgtgtattattaagtaactacatgtacttactatagggttaggattagggtttggtttggtttagggttagttgcatgtaattatgcataatttatagttattactatagtaactatagtcacatatgtaacaatgacactgtaaaataaagtgttaccccattttcaataccatggggaaaactgTCATACACTTACTGTATACCGCcatccagatttttttttttttttttttgataatttgggtATTTTGTTGCAATAGCTTACACACAGCACAGGGGGGCTTTATTTGAATCGTTGACCTAaatttacaacaacaaaaaagtaaacagtaataagaacaaataaacaaattgcaaacgATAGCAcagataaatacaatagaataaacagaaaaattaaataaacatgggtaagaaatactacagaaattaaagtaattaaatgtaaaataacacttcattgtaaaaatgaaatacagatcaatgcttacaattaaagacacaaaagttattcagtcaaaagcagcaagtgattttctctgtcttttgttcttAGATTAACaggacagacagcagcaggaatattaggctgctgtcactttaagagcttatgcacgcatccaatatactgttgcaCAATGTGctttttctcaactttttgttccaaaactgactgtatttgcCTGAATACTGGGCAAGATGAGCATTTTGACAACTctgtatttgaccgtttaagtgcaataaaccACTAAAAAGCAGTAAATTTGGCactcacaagctgttttaagAGGTGGCTTTGTGTGCGCACTTTTGGTGTGATCATGAAACCTGCGGGAATGACTAAAATTCTCTCCatcggagagaagagagagcgaGAACACGCAGCTGCTAGCGGTGTATTgatactgcagaaaaggagtATTGAAACTGCTTCAGATCCGATAcatatctatatttttgacaacactacttgagattataattttattattatttttttttaacatagcctaaattaatgacattaaatattacaaaaataggCATAAAACAAATGGGCAAATGTGAAAAGAGCAACTTGAACTTGAGAATGAAATAAACTGGGTAAATTTACTAAGTACACATACACTGACACAAGTCTAAATTTTTATTGAAGTGTTCCAAAAAAGGGGCAGGAAATATGAAAGGCCTTTTCCTTGTATGAAAGCTCAGTCCTTAATAACCccagaaaataaaacaattaaagaaCCGTACAACTGAAAATATCATAGAAATAATACATAATGAAGGatacaaggttttttttttttttcagtagttgtcatgttttttaaatgtgcaaaatCCATACAGTCTATTTCATATTATAAAATGATGatgtttcttaattttttttttttttttttttttaatttgttgactCAAAAGTCAAGTTACAAGTTTGTCATCGTATTCTTTcctattttgtttttgagcattttgggattattttttatttgtgaccATAGCACAGTAATAAGGTTCATCCACATTCCCTGTGAGCAGTGCATgatgatatatatttaacaaacatttcttccattattaaaatctttttaaattatCTTGAGAAATTCATAGCTATTAACAACTTATTCTTAACTTAATGTTATCTAGTCACTATACATTTCCTCTTTTCAGTGATTCTAAATAAATCCAGTAGTGTGGAATTTTTGTTTTAGGGCAGGATACTGTAAGTTGGCAAATGCCATTATTCCCTTATTctcaaaaacaataaacaaaacaatgtgaAGTGAAAGGTAAGTGTTTGTGTTTCTATGGGACCTGACATTCTGTCAAATGATGTGGAGACAGGTGGACATGGAATTGCaagtttaattcaaataaacaaaataaataaatatgctgtCGACATGATCGACAGGAGAAGAAAATACATGCCGACTTCACAATCATTGATGCATGACTGACATCCATTGCTTGACACTTCCACCTAAAATAACCCTGATTAATGAGAACAGGCTTTTTGTGTATTCTGCTGCcctttttcattaaaataattgaacgttttttacattttagtgtcAGTTAGGGTTGTAAGATAAgcaacaatataaaaaataaaaagatatggAAAGTCACGACTATTACTTTCAGTGACACATACTCCAATAAGCATAACTTTAAGCTTCTTTTAGCTTTCcctttatattttgttattttccaGCTGGCTTGCATGCATGACGTTTGCAAGCTAAATGTATCTTTTAATTGCAATGAACTGTTCTGATAATTGGTATGCTGGTGGACAGAAggtataaatacttttttttaaaaagtatacaaatattaaagccaatatgtatcaatgcaactttcatgaagtaaaatcattaaaagccttcCGCTGGAAAATAATAGtgcctgaccgtgaacagcaacagaagttacatttattacgccattagatggcggaaaagattgtctttatgagcgagtcactcagtcgcagagacttttatattgaaacttgatgtgaacacggaacaagatgcaaatgacaaatgctttgactagcgctgtcagtgtcagcagggcacagGAAAAGCCCATTacatgttaaaaggacaagatagcagcggacattcaaacggattttttcattatgaacataggactgacctgaagaaaaatgctaaatctgaatgcaggtaatacactcggtcactcgaatatctctctcacaatactcttctacataatgcagtaagcttcaatgaacaaaatccatTGAGAACAAACACGTGTTTACGTTAAGAGTGGTTGCTCAGACAGATAcaccaaagccactggaaggcaagcctgcaacctttagccaaaaaagcgtaacggctaatgctaactggcggcaaagagtatagaacccaagaggcgacactttgatactttttgggtaacagccaatagatggcgctccggtagcgcggccgccattatggggtgaaaatactaactggaccatagaattcttcacatcttacgcaccccaaatcggcgaatttcactgccaaatcagaagcgcaatagaacagttttttaaattaagtcaccagtaaattgtatggctcctacagtaaatgttgtattgtcttatatatgttttattttaccagttgtagactccaaccattcaaccatctgaggtaatgtagttagcctactttattgagtatttccattttattcaACTTTAcgcatttattaatagtaaattaataaatttaagatcatcatgtttgcagcgaacaatatatttcagacctagtggagtaatattaatactagtatctaggtctgaattgaaatatatattgtacgttttaatggatcacgctacaaacataacgatcttataatacatgatgcattgctgtgtccgttatcgcataattcccacttttggacattAGACAATACTGCAAAAACAAGCTGttattcatacatttattgtccaacattcccaattttctgatgcatgtccttaatttaatttcatatgttggcattaattcagtgtttataatgctaatacttgaacttcaaagaattttaacccaaactgactgggtttctagagagaagtcccttgaagctgcactgaaactgtcatttggtccttgaaccgtttggtgtccattgaagtccattatatggagaaaaatcctggaatgctttcatcaaaaaccttaattttttttcgactgaagaaagaaagacatggacatcttggatgacatgggggtgagtaaattatcagcaaaagtttatttaaaagtgaactaatcctttaataacaagttttaaaacttttttcaaataacCTTGAACACTTacatacaataaaacaatataaatatgtaaacaaaTTGCTTCAAAGAGACTAAAGAGCAAAAGAACACAACtatatagaataataataaagaataagaACATTTTCAACCAATATCTATCTTTTCTGGGAAGGCATGTTTTAGTccagattaaaacatttttggtcTTGTGAACTATATGTTAACATGTAAACTGTTATGTTCAGGGAAGTAGcctactaaataaaaaacaatattacattttttatgatccctcttttttttaataattaatattttgcagATTCTAGAAGGTGTaaactgtaaatgttttaaatccCTTTCAGACCAAATACTGCATTGGGTGGAGTGTCACAGAAATGATGTGTACATCGTCTATATGTGTGCagttgaatttataaagttttaagttGACAAGGACCTTTATTAAATTTGTGTTGTGACTGAGATGTGTGTGATTTGTGAGTGTGTATCTACCCACAGTGGCAACAGGGGTTCTTTCTCACTATGCAGAAGGGCAAATGTCCCAGAATGCCTCTCAGCGAGACAGGCTTGTCACTCCTGTTGACCTCCAACCCCATGGAGCTCTTTCTGCTGACAGAATCCAACACATCAGACGCCTCTTGGTTCCAAACACTATTTGACGTGCCCCTATGGAGGTCAAGGATACATTTTCTCTCAGAATGTCTGAGTCACTTTGGAGCAAAATACTTGCAGTGAGCACATGACGAGAATACATGAcacacaaagtaaaaaaaaaaaaaaaagtccttgtTTGTGAAAATTTCACCATTATAAAGCTATCAAAGTTAGTCGCCTATAGGGTGGTGGACCCCTGTTTGATGTCAAATATGGATGCAAAAACACCTTGTCAtagtttctatttcaaacaaaacaattgaACACTTATCAAAACCAGCTGATCATCACTTCCTTTAATTCGATACATGGTCTCTCACTTGCTGATCACATTTTTATGATGCAAAAGATGCGAGTGAGTGTGCTTACACAGTTGTTGCACATGAAATACTCCACAGCGGCAGCGGTCTCTCAGTGTCTACCATCCAGGTTAGAGTGAAATAATATCACGGTTACACagtattgatttacattacaaaaacagGTTGAaaagtagggctgggacaatatatAGATGCATCACGATTCATGGATTGATTCTGATACTTTCCAAATGCATcgcaaatcgattctgagcttagtttttaacagcagatggcgctttaGGCTATTTTTTAACCGTATGCTaaaatgctcacgaagaagagcgctcgtgcgttcggctgagtctgagaatgtatttGCCCCCTGAATGTTTTTATGatgcgagattaatgtaaacagcccgctgcaaacacccttgtaattcacttcaaccttttcaaactttatgaatgattattttatagaaggttcaagtggtgtgtgtaaggaattggaagtaagcagagtacggctgtttctaaagcgcATAGTGTCATCTGCTGAAACTAAGCTCaaaatcgattcgagagagaattgCAATACAtatggaaaatatcagaatcgatccagaatcatggAGGGAGggttgtaagaaaaatatccatatttaaaactttattaactataataactagcttccggcagacagccGTCCGCATCGATTTGCGGCTGAAGTGTAACCCATGACCCGACGAACatggaagcacagaggatagagcatagagcggtcatgaattagaaatctaaaatgagaaattttaaagacaaatgtcggaggatttgatataagagaagaggagcttgagttttttgcacagccctatttgtttaaatctAGTCTAAGCGTACGAACCCCCTGATGCAATGTCATACATTGCATAAGGGGGTTACTTATTTGGCGAAAGTCGACTTGCACAGTATGCACACGGTAATCTGCcagaatttataaagttttgaatttataaagttttaaatatggatatttttcttaaaaaaggcctttattaaccccctggagccatataaactatttttttgatggatggatacatttttGGGGGTTTCAAAATCTGGCCCCCCttcactatttttaaatatatctaaa
It encodes the following:
- the mettl4 gene encoding N(6)-adenine-specific methyltransferase METTL4; translated protein: MSIVCGSSWGWLLDSCTHIDEGLQRCVCHSAGLEKPTYFKYCFKREYFNTLKPHVQIQQNTDILTSYTAKHSNGEQAKTDLQTRKKRKRKQRDLNTGELDAHIYHGKIRSVVLEGSRALLEAGRQCGYLTEALITPPSESLTTHECQLAALCDMAKQLPLTDESEVAPVQTLNGDGLDPPLDIFSYITENPFDCAYEVTLMREKYLLPPRSRFLLSDITRMHPLVHSGDKFDLIVLDPPWENKSVKRSNRYSSLPSSQLKQLPVPALAAPECLVVTWVTNRAKHLRFVKEELYPYWAVEVLAEWLWVKVTRTGEFVFPLDSQHKKPYEVLVLGKYRSCTDHTVRSSAVDDLPEQRLLISVPSVLHSHKPSLSAVLKPYISRKPKCLELFARSLQCDWTSWGNEVIKFQHSSYFTRERAEDPARTAETALTQ